A window of Halalkalibacillus sediminis contains these coding sequences:
- a CDS encoding sodium/proline symporter, translating to MNLALIVPIVIYFLLMVGIGVYSFRFTKTKEGFHIAGRQLGSWVSAISYAFSGMSAWVLIGYVGLVYALGPSVFYILIGFNLGFLFAYVVIAKRVRNYSQLLDSVTYTDFFVKRVRGNPHMIRIIAALSIVIFMSAYTAAQLAAAGKTLETAFGFTPITAIIISGIVVTAYCLFGGLMGVSLTDYFQGLGVVIGTVILGIFMVSFAGGWGEVVSQAAEISPTMVSANMGATGSALLGAILGFLALGLNVIGRPHDTIRFFALKSSAEVKKSAAICLAALTITYWGAFLVGYAGRIIFPEVADPEMIFPMALTELVHPIFGGILLAIFLGLLMSTADSQLLSASSTLTEDIYSKYFNRSLTEKQNVMITRIVVIIIGIISTIVAVTTPESVFWLTVYASAGLAATFAPVLILSLYWKGLTNAGAMAGMLAGLLAVVIWYQAGLSSIVVEGVPGFVASFFFAIVVSLFTSQPHKQEISRELEKVAYVWK from the coding sequence ATGAACTTAGCATTAATCGTTCCAATCGTTATTTATTTTCTATTGATGGTCGGTATCGGGGTCTATTCTTTCCGCTTTACGAAAACGAAAGAAGGTTTCCATATTGCCGGAAGACAATTAGGTAGTTGGGTATCAGCAATCAGCTATGCCTTTTCAGGAATGAGCGCTTGGGTCCTGATCGGGTATGTAGGACTCGTATATGCACTCGGACCTTCCGTATTTTACATTTTAATCGGGTTCAACTTGGGTTTCCTTTTCGCTTATGTCGTTATTGCTAAAAGAGTACGTAATTACTCTCAACTACTTGATTCTGTTACATATACAGACTTCTTTGTGAAGAGAGTGCGCGGCAATCCACATATGATCCGTATTATTGCCGCTCTTTCTATCGTAATCTTCATGTCCGCTTACACTGCAGCCCAGTTAGCTGCTGCTGGTAAAACATTAGAGACAGCTTTTGGATTCACCCCTATTACAGCAATCATTATATCTGGAATTGTCGTCACAGCTTATTGTTTGTTCGGTGGACTCATGGGAGTCTCTTTGACCGACTACTTCCAAGGCCTTGGAGTAGTAATTGGAACAGTCATTCTCGGAATCTTCATGGTATCTTTTGCTGGAGGTTGGGGAGAAGTCGTCAGCCAAGCAGCTGAGATCAGTCCGACAATGGTATCGGCCAACATGGGTGCTACAGGTTCAGCATTACTTGGTGCAATTTTAGGTTTCTTAGCTTTAGGCTTGAACGTAATCGGTCGACCGCATGACACGATTCGCTTTTTCGCTTTGAAAAGTTCTGCTGAGGTTAAAAAATCAGCTGCTATCTGTTTAGCAGCCTTAACGATCACTTATTGGGGAGCATTCCTTGTTGGATATGCTGGAAGAATCATCTTCCCAGAAGTTGCCGACCCGGAAATGATTTTCCCGATGGCACTGACTGAACTAGTCCACCCGATCTTCGGTGGAATTTTGTTAGCAATCTTTCTTGGACTTCTCATGTCTACCGCTGACTCACAATTACTATCAGCTTCTTCAACTTTAACAGAGGATATTTATTCGAAATATTTCAATCGTTCTCTGACAGAAAAACAGAACGTCATGATCACTCGTATCGTCGTCATCATCATCGGAATCATATCTACCATTGTAGCTGTGACGACACCCGAGTCCGTATTCTGGCTCACTGTCTACGCTTCCGCTGGACTTGCAGCGACCTTTGCACCGGTGTTGATTTTGTCACTTTATTGGAAAGGGCTCACGAACGCAGGAGCAATGGCAGGAATGCTTGCAGGTTTATTAGCAGTAGTGATCTGGTACCAGGCAGGTTTGAGTAGTATTGTCGTTGAAGGAGTACCAGGATTCGTAGCTTCCTTCTTTTTCGCAATAGTCGTAAGTTTGTTTACGAGTCAACCACATAAACAAGAAATCAGCCGAGAATTAGAAAAAGTAGCATATGTATGGAAATAA
- a CDS encoding NADH:flavin oxidoreductase/NADH oxidase, which yields MTKLLKPYNLKGLELNNRVMLSPMCQYKVQKNDGTPTEWHYVHLVSRAVGGVGLICFEMTNVESNGRITENCLGLWSKDQVPAYKRIVDECHSYGSKVAIQIAHAGRKSTVKDEETVGPSAIAFSEKMDTPRALEIEEVEEMVRKFGESTKLAVEAGFDSIELHGAHGYLLHQFISPRSNLRDDIYGEYDRFPLEVIKEVRSQMPEDMPLILRVSAIEHGEDGYGLDHLMPMLKKFVDAGVDAFDVSTGGNSTNRPEVYPGYQVDYAEAIKKEIGVPVISVGALEDPEVAAKVVDEGQADMVAIGKGLLRQPYWPKEAAEKLGVDFDLPGVYNVGY from the coding sequence ATGACGAAATTACTTAAACCATACAATTTAAAAGGACTAGAGTTGAATAATCGGGTGATGTTGTCACCGATGTGTCAGTATAAAGTCCAAAAGAATGACGGAACACCGACTGAATGGCATTATGTACATTTAGTCAGCCGCGCGGTTGGAGGTGTTGGGCTGATTTGCTTTGAAATGACCAACGTCGAATCTAATGGACGTATTACTGAAAATTGTCTTGGACTGTGGAGCAAAGATCAAGTTCCAGCTTACAAACGAATCGTAGACGAATGTCATAGTTACGGTTCTAAGGTTGCGATCCAAATCGCACATGCAGGGAGAAAGTCTACGGTCAAAGATGAGGAAACAGTCGGTCCGAGTGCGATTGCTTTTTCTGAAAAAATGGACACTCCACGTGCTCTAGAGATAGAGGAAGTCGAGGAGATGGTTCGGAAGTTCGGTGAAAGCACGAAGCTCGCTGTTGAAGCGGGATTTGACTCGATTGAACTGCACGGAGCTCATGGATATTTACTTCATCAATTTATATCGCCAAGAAGTAATCTGCGTGATGATATTTATGGAGAATACGACCGCTTCCCTCTTGAAGTAATAAAAGAAGTACGTAGTCAAATGCCTGAAGACATGCCATTAATCCTTCGTGTTTCAGCAATTGAACACGGGGAAGACGGCTATGGTCTGGACCACTTGATGCCGATGCTCAAAAAGTTTGTCGATGCAGGTGTGGATGCTTTTGATGTAAGTACTGGAGGAAATTCTACGAATAGACCTGAAGTCTATCCTGGATATCAGGTTGATTATGCTGAGGCGATAAAAAAGGAAATAGGCGTACCAGTTATAAGTGTCGGCGCCTTGGAAGATCCGGAGGTGGCGGCAAAAGTTGTGGATGAAGGTCAAGCAGACATGGTAGCGATTGGAAAAGGTCTTCTACGTCAGCCATACTGGCCGAAAGAAGCGGCTGAAAAGTTAGGCGTGGACTTTGATTTACCAGGAGTCTATAACGTAGGATATTAG
- a CDS encoding M28 family peptidase — protein sequence MTTKSLIGEVDQHRLMEYTSSIAQYERLSGTEDEMKAFEYIKETLESFGLFPNLVEQQAYISLPRSASLSCDSESFECITHSMAPSADRWNGRLIRVDAENLDERLPADRYESIALIDGIATPGVVRKIQNLGFIGCIFINTSLTYEMIVSPVWGTPTPEKLKDLPKIPVVSVNEETGKRLIELSEKVSFVEMTTRVETRVRPIPLLTVDIEPGKGDDTFLLFSGHVDSWHFGAMDNGTANATMLEVARIFSNKKDELSRTLRLAFWSGHSHGRYAGSAQYCDENWLELHNHCVGHVNIDSVGGKGASILSQANTMEEMKSVASSSVKKISGQDFEGKRYGKAGDQSFWGVGIPSLYMGLSEQPPSESDELDAREKMFGGGGKSAGFGWWWHTVEDTLDKIDPDNLKRDCEVYLDSISQIVCENKLPIDQAAAIDDILLGLNEWSLKAGNALDFEEIMSRLKKVKSLYQEATSNLSDQVFNQLAMRMSRKLVPFNYVADSRYEYDTLFALPKVPALMDFNRLVEMHKGNEDEFFLKTKLKRKMNELLHTVYELERDILFYYRSGENDEIT from the coding sequence ATGACAACAAAAAGTTTGATAGGTGAAGTCGATCAACATAGGTTGATGGAGTACACTTCTTCGATTGCACAATATGAACGTTTATCGGGTACAGAAGACGAAATGAAAGCGTTCGAATACATAAAGGAAACGCTCGAATCATTCGGGTTATTTCCAAATCTTGTCGAACAACAGGCTTACATTAGCCTTCCGAGAAGTGCTAGTTTATCCTGCGATAGTGAATCATTCGAATGTATTACCCACTCAATGGCTCCGTCGGCAGACCGCTGGAACGGGCGCCTAATCAGAGTGGATGCTGAGAATTTGGATGAAAGGTTGCCGGCTGATCGTTATGAAAGTATTGCACTTATAGATGGAATAGCTACACCTGGAGTCGTCAGAAAAATTCAAAATTTAGGCTTTATTGGTTGCATTTTTATCAATACTTCATTAACTTATGAGATGATTGTATCGCCTGTCTGGGGAACACCGACCCCGGAAAAGTTGAAAGACTTACCGAAGATTCCAGTCGTTTCAGTAAATGAAGAAACAGGAAAGAGATTGATCGAGTTATCTGAAAAGGTGTCCTTTGTAGAAATGACGACAAGGGTTGAAACGCGGGTCAGACCGATTCCTCTTTTGACTGTAGATATTGAACCCGGAAAAGGTGATGATACATTCCTTTTGTTCAGTGGTCATGTAGATTCATGGCATTTTGGTGCGATGGATAATGGAACCGCAAACGCTACCATGCTAGAAGTGGCTCGTATTTTTTCTAATAAAAAGGACGAACTTTCACGGACATTACGACTAGCCTTCTGGTCGGGGCATTCTCATGGTCGATATGCTGGGTCGGCCCAATACTGTGATGAAAACTGGCTAGAATTGCATAACCACTGTGTGGGGCACGTCAACATCGATTCTGTAGGTGGAAAAGGTGCAAGTATTCTTTCTCAAGCAAATACTATGGAAGAGATGAAATCCGTTGCATCTTCATCAGTTAAAAAAATAAGTGGTCAAGACTTTGAAGGGAAACGATATGGAAAAGCGGGTGACCAATCTTTTTGGGGTGTCGGAATTCCTTCTTTATATATGGGGCTTTCTGAACAACCTCCTTCAGAGAGTGATGAGCTGGATGCCCGTGAAAAAATGTTCGGCGGCGGAGGAAAGTCTGCTGGCTTTGGCTGGTGGTGGCATACTGTTGAAGATACGTTGGATAAAATTGATCCAGATAACTTGAAGAGAGATTGTGAAGTATACCTAGACTCTATTTCACAAATAGTTTGTGAGAATAAGTTGCCAATCGATCAAGCAGCTGCTATTGATGACATATTGCTAGGTTTGAATGAATGGTCTTTGAAGGCAGGTAATGCACTTGATTTTGAAGAAATCATGAGTCGGCTGAAAAAGGTGAAATCCCTATATCAGGAAGCAACTTCGAATCTATCGGATCAAGTGTTCAACCAATTAGCTATGAGGATGTCGCGAAAACTTGTTCCGTTCAATTATGTCGCAGATAGTAGATACGAATATGATACACTCTTCGCCTTACCTAAAGTCCCGGCATTGATGGATTTCAATCGTTTGGTAGAAATGCATAAAGGCAATGAGGATGAATTTTTCCTGAAAACGAAACTCAAACGGAAAATGAATGAATTATTGCACACTGTTTATGAACTAGAAAGAGATATTTTATTTTACTATAGGAGTGGAGAAAATGACGAAATTACTTAA